The proteins below are encoded in one region of Brassica napus cultivar Da-Ae chromosome A6, Da-Ae, whole genome shotgun sequence:
- the LOC106376263 gene encoding glyceraldehyde-3-phosphate dehydrogenase, cytosolic, whose protein sequence is MADKKIKIGINGFGRIGRLVARVILQRNDVELVAVNDPFITTEYMTYMFKYDSVHGQWKHNELKVKDEKTLLFGGKPVTVFGIRNPEDIPWGEAGADFVVESTGVFTDKDKAAAHLKGGAKKVVISAPSKDAPMFVVGVNEHEYKSDLNIVSNASCTTNCLAPLAKVINDRFGIVEGLMTTVHSITATQKTVDGPSMKDWRGGRAASFNIIPSSTGAAKAVGKVLPQLNGKLTGMSFRVPTVDVSVVDLTVRLEKAATYDEIKKAIKEESEGKLKGILGYTEDDVVSTDFVGDNRSSIFDAKAGIALSDNFVKLVSWYDNEWGYSTRVVDLIIHMSKA, encoded by the exons GTTTCGGAAGAATCGGTCGTTTGGTGGCTAGAGTTATCCTTCAGAGGAACGATGTTGAGCTCGTCGCTGTTAACGATCCCTTCATCACCACCGAGTACATG ACATACATGTTTAAGTATGACAGTGTTCACGGTCAGTGGAAGCACAATGAGCTCAAGGTTAAGGATGAGAAGACACTTCTCTTCGGTGGGAAGCCTGTCACTGTTTTCGGCATCAG GAACCCTGAGGATATCCCATGGGGTGAGGCTGGAGCTGACTTTGTTGTTGAGTCTACTGGTGTCTTCACCGACAAGGACAAGGCTGCTGCTCACTTGAAG GGTGGTGCCAAGAAAGTTGTAATCTCTGCCCCAAGCAAAGATGCTCCCATGTTCGTTGTTGGTGTCAATGAGCATGAGTACAAGTCTGATCTCAACATTGTTTCCAACGCTAGTTGCACCACTAACTGCCTTGCTCCACTTGCCAAg GTTATCAACGACAGGTTTGGAATTGTTGAGGGACTCATGACCACCGTCCACTCTATCACTG CAACTCAGAAGACAGTTGATGGTCCATCGATGAAGGACTGGAGAGGTGGAAGAGCCGCTTCCTTCAACATCATTCCCAGCAGCACCGGAGCTGCCAAGGCTGTCGGAAAGGTGCTTCCACAGCTCAACGGAAAGCTGACCGGAATGTCCTTCCGTGTTCCCACCGTTGATGTTTCAGTTGTTGACCTCACGGTTAGACTCGAGAAAGCTGCAACCTATGATGAAATCAAGAAAGCTATCAA GGAGGAATCTGAGGGCAAGCTAAAGGGAATCCTTGGTTACACCGAGGATGATGTTGTCTCGACCGACTTCGTTGGTGACAACAGGTCGAGCATTTTTGACGCAAAGGCTGGAATCGCGTTGAGTGACAACTTTGTGAAGCTGGTGTCGTGGTACGACAACGAATGGGGTTACAGTACCCGTGTGGTCGACTTGATCATTCACATGTCCAAGGCCTAA